A part of Olleya sp. Bg11-27 genomic DNA contains:
- the ilvC gene encoding ketol-acid reductoisomerase, with amino-acid sequence MSNYFNTLSLRNQLDQLGKCRFMDASEFEDGVNALKGKKIVIVGCGAQGLNQGLNMRDSGLDISYTLRQVAIDEQRESFKNANSNGFTVGTYDELIPTADLVLNLTPDKQHTNVVKAIMPLMKKGATLSYSHGFNIVEEGTQVREDITVIMVAPKCPGTEVREEYKRGFGVPTLIAVHPENDPENKGWAQAKAYAAATGGHRAGVLESSFVAEVKSDLMGEQTILCGLLQTGAILSFDKMVAEGIEPGYAGKLIQFGWETITEALKHGGITNMMDRLSNPAKVKAYQLSEELKDIMRPLFEKHMDDIISGHFSETMMEDWANDDVNLLKWRAATGETAFEKTALTPDHISEQEYFDHGTLLVAFVKSGVELAYETMVSAGIIEDSAYYESLHELPLIANTIARKKLFEMNRVISDTAEYGCYLFDHACKPLLTDFMKTVKTDIIGKSFSATTGVDNIELIAVNDAIRNHPIEAVGKRLRAAMTAIKIIKSDVKTEASVLA; translated from the coding sequence ATGTCAAATTACTTTAACACATTATCATTAAGAAATCAATTAGATCAATTAGGTAAATGTAGATTCATGGATGCTTCAGAGTTTGAAGATGGTGTAAATGCATTAAAAGGGAAAAAAATTGTAATTGTTGGTTGCGGCGCACAAGGTTTAAACCAAGGTTTGAACATGCGTGATTCTGGTTTGGATATTTCGTACACATTAAGACAAGTTGCAATTGACGAGCAACGCGAGTCTTTTAAAAACGCAAATTCTAACGGATTTACTGTTGGGACTTATGACGAGTTAATTCCTACTGCAGATTTAGTTTTAAACTTAACACCAGATAAGCAACATACAAACGTAGTAAAAGCGATAATGCCTTTAATGAAAAAAGGCGCGACATTAAGTTATTCTCACGGATTTAATATTGTTGAAGAAGGGACTCAGGTAAGAGAGGATATTACTGTTATTATGGTTGCTCCAAAGTGTCCAGGAACAGAAGTTAGAGAAGAATATAAACGGGGGTTTGGTGTGCCAACATTAATTGCTGTACATCCAGAAAATGATCCAGAAAATAAAGGTTGGGCGCAAGCAAAAGCTTATGCTGCTGCAACTGGAGGGCATCGTGCAGGTGTTTTAGAATCGTCTTTTGTTGCTGAGGTAAAAAGTGATTTAATGGGTGAGCAAACCATTTTATGTGGTTTGTTACAAACAGGCGCGATTTTATCATTCGATAAAATGGTTGCAGAAGGTATTGAACCTGGTTATGCTGGAAAATTAATCCAGTTTGGTTGGGAAACAATTACTGAAGCGTTAAAACATGGTGGAATTACAAACATGATGGACCGTTTGTCTAATCCAGCAAAAGTAAAAGCATACCAATTGTCAGAAGAATTAAAAGACATCATGCGCCCGTTATTCGAAAAGCATATGGACGATATTATCTCTGGTCATTTCTCAGAAACGATGATGGAAGATTGGGCAAATGATGATGTAAATCTTTTAAAATGGAGAGCTGCAACTGGAGAAACCGCTTTTGAGAAAACAGCATTAACACCGGATCATATTTCTGAACAAGAGTATTTTGATCATGGAACGTTATTAGTGGCATTTGTAAAGTCTGGTGTCGAACTAGCTTACGAAACTATGGTGAGTGCAGGGATTATTGAAGATTCTGCGTATTACGAGTCGCTTCACGAGTTACCATTAATAGCGAATACAATTGCTAGAAAAAAATTATTTGAAATGAACAGAGTTATTTCTGATACGGCAGAATATGGTTGTTATTTATTTGATCATGCTTGTAAACCGTTATTAACAGATTTCATGAAAACGGTTAAAACAGATATAATTGGTAAATCATTTTCTGCAACAACAGGAGT
- the ilvN gene encoding acetolactate synthase small subunit, with the protein MSAEKQLYTVSVYTENNIGLLNRISAIFQRRHINIESLNTSPSEIESVSRFTIVINMTEDNVKKIIGQIEKQVEVIKAYYHTEDEIIYQESCIFKMRSTLLFDERQIQNIIKESNARIVTVNREFFVIEKSGRKEEIELLHRELTVFGIMQFTRSGRIAVSKEEMKISTMLEAFQA; encoded by the coding sequence ATGAGCGCAGAAAAACAATTATATACAGTATCTGTTTATACTGAGAACAATATAGGGTTGTTGAATAGGATTTCAGCAATATTCCAAAGAAGACATATCAATATTGAGAGTTTAAACACCTCTCCTTCAGAAATTGAAAGTGTGTCTAGATTTACCATTGTAATAAATATGACTGAAGATAATGTCAAAAAAATTATTGGTCAGATAGAAAAGCAAGTCGAGGTAATTAAAGCCTATTATCATACAGAAGACGAGATTATTTATCAAGAGTCTTGCATCTTTAAAATGAGATCGACTTTGTTGTTCGACGAACGTCAAATTCAGAATATAATCAAAGAAAGCAACGCAAGAATTGTCACAGTAAATCGTGAGTTTTTTGTGATTGAAAAATCAGGACGAAAAGAGGAAATCGAATTATTACATAGAGAATTAACGGTTTTTGGAATCATGCAATTTACACGTTCAGGACGTATTGCTGTATCTAAAGAAGAAATGAAAATATCAACGATGCTAGAAGCTTTTCAAGCATAA
- the ilvB gene encoding biosynthetic-type acetolactate synthase large subunit, giving the protein MDTKTIKKETNTTQTTERISGSEAVIRCLLAEGVDILYGYPGGAIMPVYDELYKYQDKIHHVLTRHEQGATHSAQGYARISGKVGVAIATSGPGATNLITGIADAQIDSTPMVCITGQVASHLLGSDAFQETDIVGISTPVTKWNCQVTKASQIPEAMAKAFYIARSGRPGPVLVDITKDAQFEEFDFKYEKCKGVRSYIPIPKLDQTLVEAAAKLINAAKKPMIVWGQGVILGEAEAEFKAVVEKAGIPSAWTILGAGAIPTTHPLNIGMVGMHGNYAPNVLTNDCDVLIAIGMRFDDRVTGSLSTYAKQAKVIHFDIDPAEIDKNVKTDVAVLGDSKESLAALLPLLEEKTYPEWHQKFKDLYAIEYEKVIKHDLHPTKEGLTMAEVLKEINIQTKGDAAIVTDVGQHQMIACRYANFNKTRSNITSGGLGTMGFGLPAAIGAKMAAPDREVISISGDGGYQMTIQELGTIFQQKTGVKIVVLNNEFLGMVRQWQELFFDRRYASTEMTNPDFVAIAKGYFIEAQKVTKREELKDAVAKMINTDGPYFLEVCVEKEGKVFPMIPTGASVSEVRLE; this is encoded by the coding sequence ATGGATACAAAAACAATAAAAAAAGAAACAAACACAACGCAAACTACAGAGCGTATTTCTGGTAGCGAAGCAGTTATCAGATGTTTGTTAGCCGAGGGAGTTGATATCCTTTACGGTTATCCTGGAGGAGCAATCATGCCTGTTTATGACGAGCTTTATAAGTATCAGGACAAAATTCATCATGTATTAACACGTCATGAGCAAGGTGCAACACATTCGGCACAAGGTTATGCGCGTATTTCTGGTAAAGTTGGTGTTGCCATTGCAACGTCGGGACCAGGAGCTACAAACTTAATTACGGGTATCGCAGATGCACAAATAGACAGTACGCCAATGGTCTGCATTACGGGGCAAGTAGCTTCGCATTTATTGGGTAGTGATGCCTTTCAGGAGACGGATATCGTCGGTATTTCTACGCCAGTTACAAAATGGAATTGTCAGGTTACCAAAGCCTCTCAGATTCCGGAAGCAATGGCTAAAGCCTTTTATATTGCAAGAAGTGGACGTCCAGGACCTGTGTTAGTAGACATTACAAAGGATGCTCAGTTTGAAGAATTCGATTTTAAATACGAAAAATGTAAAGGAGTCAGAAGTTATATTCCGATTCCAAAATTAGACCAGACTTTGGTTGAAGCTGCTGCAAAATTAATTAATGCAGCAAAAAAACCAATGATTGTTTGGGGTCAAGGTGTTATTTTAGGTGAGGCTGAAGCCGAATTTAAAGCAGTAGTTGAAAAAGCAGGAATACCTTCTGCTTGGACTATTTTAGGCGCAGGAGCAATTCCAACCACTCACCCTTTAAATATTGGTATGGTTGGTATGCACGGTAATTATGCGCCAAATGTGTTAACTAATGACTGTGATGTGTTAATTGCAATCGGAATGCGATTTGACGATCGTGTTACTGGAAGTTTATCTACGTATGCTAAACAGGCAAAAGTGATTCATTTTGATATTGATCCAGCCGAAATTGATAAAAATGTAAAAACAGATGTGGCTGTTTTAGGTGATTCTAAAGAAAGTTTAGCCGCCTTATTGCCGCTTTTAGAAGAAAAAACATATCCAGAATGGCATCAAAAATTCAAGGATTTATATGCTATTGAATATGAAAAGGTCATAAAGCACGATTTACATCCTACAAAGGAAGGGTTGACGATGGCCGAGGTGTTAAAAGAAATTAATATCCAGACCAAAGGTGATGCCGCTATTGTTACAGATGTTGGGCAGCACCAAATGATCGCTTGTCGCTATGCTAACTTCAATAAAACTAGAAGTAACATTACATCTGGTGGTTTAGGGACAATGGGCTTTGGTCTACCTGCTGCAATTGGAGCAAAAATGGCAGCTCCGGATCGTGAGGTCATTTCAATTTCTGGAGATGGTGGTTATCAAATGACCATTCAAGAATTAGGTACCATTTTTCAGCAAAAAACAGGCGTTAAAATAGTGGTTTTAAATAACGAGTTTTTGGGTATGGTTAGGCAATGGCAGGAATTATTTTTTGATAGACGTTATGCATCTACCGAAATGACAAATCCAGACTTTGTAGCTATTGCAAAAGGCTATTTTATAGAGGCTCAAAAAGTTACAAAACGTGAAGAGTTAAAGGATGCTGTGGCTAAAATGATAAACACAGATGGCCCTTATTTTTTAGAGGTTTGTGTGGAGAAAGAAGGTAAAGTGTTCCCAATGATACCAACAGGAGCATCAGTTTCAGAAGTAAGACTAGAATAA
- the ilvD gene encoding dihydroxy-acid dehydratase, producing MELNKYSKTVTQDPTQPAAQAMLHAIGLTKEDFFKPIIGIASTGYEGNPCNMHLNDLAKLTKEGTKNEDIIGLIFNTIGVSDGISMGTPGMRYSLPSRDIIADSMETVVQAMSYDGLITVVGCDKNMPGALIAMIRLNRPSILVYGGTIDSGCHNGQKLDVVSAFEAWGSKVAGTMEETEYQSIVEKACPGAGACGGMYTANTMASAIEALGMTLPFNSSNPALSDAKKVESVKAGEAMRVLLEKDIKPSDIITRKSLENAVRLVTILGGSTNAVLHFLAIARAADIDFTLKDFQKISDTTPFLADLKPSGKYLMEDVHAVGGIPAVLKYLLKKGLIHGDCLTVTGKTIAENLLDVADLKEGQDVIRPIEKPIKISGHLRMLYGNLATEGSVAKITGKEGLSFIGKAKVFEGEYAANDGIRDGLVEKGDVVVIRYEGPKGGPGMPEMLKPTAAIMGAGLGKDVALITDGRFSGGTHGFVVGHITPEAQEGGTIAFVKDGDMITIDAETNSIVLEVSEEELQKRRQSWKAPDLKFKRGVLYKYAKTVSSASKGCVTDEF from the coding sequence ATGGAATTAAACAAATACAGTAAAACAGTCACTCAAGATCCAACGCAGCCAGCTGCTCAAGCTATGTTGCACGCTATTGGATTAACTAAAGAAGATTTTTTTAAGCCAATCATTGGTATTGCAAGCACAGGTTACGAAGGTAATCCTTGTAATATGCATTTAAATGATTTAGCAAAATTGACAAAAGAAGGGACTAAAAACGAGGACATTATTGGTCTTATTTTTAATACTATCGGTGTTAGTGACGGTATTTCTATGGGGACACCAGGTATGCGCTACTCATTACCATCTCGTGATATTATTGCAGATTCTATGGAAACTGTAGTACAAGCAATGAGTTATGATGGTTTAATTACGGTTGTCGGTTGCGATAAGAATATGCCAGGTGCATTAATTGCAATGATTAGATTAAATCGTCCTAGTATTTTAGTGTATGGTGGTACAATAGATTCTGGTTGTCATAACGGACAAAAACTAGATGTCGTCTCTGCTTTTGAAGCTTGGGGAAGTAAGGTTGCTGGAACTATGGAAGAGACAGAATACCAAAGCATTGTTGAAAAAGCGTGTCCTGGAGCAGGAGCTTGTGGTGGGATGTACACCGCAAACACAATGGCTTCGGCTATTGAAGCTTTAGGGATGACCTTGCCTTTTAACTCGTCTAACCCAGCATTAAGCGATGCTAAAAAAGTAGAATCTGTAAAAGCAGGAGAAGCGATGCGTGTGTTGTTAGAAAAAGACATCAAGCCATCAGATATTATTACTCGTAAATCTCTTGAAAATGCCGTTAGATTAGTCACTATTTTAGGAGGTTCTACAAATGCAGTGCTTCACTTTTTAGCAATTGCAAGAGCAGCAGATATTGATTTCACTTTAAAAGATTTTCAAAAAATAAGCGATACTACACCATTTTTAGCAGATTTAAAACCTAGCGGAAAATACTTAATGGAAGATGTACACGCTGTTGGCGGGATTCCTGCAGTATTAAAATACCTTTTAAAGAAAGGTTTAATTCATGGGGATTGTTTAACCGTTACAGGAAAAACAATTGCAGAAAACTTATTAGATGTTGCTGACTTAAAAGAAGGTCAAGACGTTATAAGACCAATCGAGAAACCTATTAAAATCTCTGGGCATTTAAGAATGCTTTATGGTAATCTAGCAACCGAAGGAAGTGTTGCTAAAATCACAGGAAAAGAAGGGTTGAGCTTTATCGGAAAAGCAAAAGTATTTGAAGGCGAATATGCTGCAAATGATGGCATAAGAGATGGATTAGTTGAAAAAGGAGATGTTGTTGTCATAAGATATGAAGGTCCAAAAGGAGGTCCAGGAATGCCAGAAATGTTAAAACCAACTGCTGCAATTATGGGAGCAGGTTTGGGTAAGGATGTCGCATTAATTACAGATGGACGTTTTTCTGGAGGGACACATGGTTTTGTTGTTGGGCATATTACGCCTGAAGCACAAGAAGGTGGAACTATCGCTTTTGTAAAAGATGGCGATATGATTACTATCGATGCAGAAACAAACAGTATTGTTTTGGAAGTTTCAGAAGAAGAATTACAAAAAAGAAGGCAATCATGGAAAGCCCCAGATTTAAAATTTAAAAGAGGTGTGTTGTATAAATATGCTAAAACCGTATCATCTGCATCAAAAGGATGTGTGACTGACGAGTTTTAG
- a CDS encoding aspartyl protease family protein yields the protein MYLKSIKSVFVLLLVFLSSFLCTSQNIKKLLKKGSIEDKVFKSTFRYEPYGNAIFVKVLIKDKEYRLLFDTGAVTAISPRMVEELNLEVIGKEEVYDLGNTSKNLNFVKIDTINLNGINFFGTGAAVLDIEAVKDFKCTGIDGFLGANFMRNAIWEVDMVKHEITFTNTIDAINIPEGTPYTKIFIGYDATPAITSYLGNEKLYSTIIDYGYGGGISLFSYDFRKLRDENPSIKYVKSNGGSAVAGVYGDIKTSTSYKAIVDNFKTGDFKASSTLMSFGQFGSRTIGAGFLKNYRVVLSWKDRKAWFIENKVTDEQIIFSGHGYGIRLENESVFISSISENSEAEEKGLKINDEILSVNDVDFTKVTDQKWCEILSTNRPDKVKLVIQRDAKQLTVALEKKVLLSN from the coding sequence ATGTATCTTAAAAGTATCAAGTCGGTTTTTGTTTTATTACTAGTATTTCTATCTTCTTTTTTGTGTACTTCCCAGAATATTAAAAAACTATTAAAAAAAGGTAGTATTGAAGATAAAGTGTTTAAATCAACATTTAGATATGAGCCTTACGGTAATGCTATTTTTGTTAAGGTGTTAATTAAAGATAAGGAGTACCGTTTATTATTTGATACTGGCGCAGTTACTGCAATTTCACCTAGAATGGTGGAAGAATTAAACTTAGAGGTTATAGGTAAAGAGGAGGTTTATGATTTAGGAAATACCTCTAAAAATTTAAATTTTGTTAAAATAGATACTATAAATTTAAATGGAATTAATTTTTTTGGTACTGGAGCAGCTGTACTTGATATTGAAGCGGTAAAAGATTTTAAGTGCACAGGAATTGATGGCTTTTTAGGCGCTAACTTTATGCGGAATGCCATTTGGGAAGTAGATATGGTAAAGCACGAGATTACATTTACAAATACTATTGATGCTATTAATATTCCGGAGGGCACGCCTTACACTAAAATTTTTATAGGATATGATGCGACACCTGCTATTACATCTTATTTAGGTAACGAAAAATTGTATAGTACTATTATAGACTATGGTTATGGTGGTGGAATTTCTCTTTTTTCATATGATTTTAGAAAACTAAGAGATGAAAACCCTAGTATTAAATATGTCAAATCAAATGGAGGAAGTGCTGTAGCAGGAGTGTACGGAGATATTAAAACGTCAACTTCTTATAAAGCAATTGTTGATAATTTTAAAACAGGCGACTTTAAGGCATCAAGTACCCTGATGTCTTTTGGGCAATTTGGATCAAGGACTATCGGTGCAGGATTTTTAAAAAATTATAGAGTGGTTTTAAGTTGGAAAGATCGTAAAGCATGGTTTATTGAAAATAAGGTAACAGATGAGCAAATAATATTTAGTGGTCATGGTTACGGAATTAGACTTGAAAATGAATCCGTTTTTATCAGTTCAATTTCGGAAAATTCAGAAGCGGAAGAAAAAGGTCTTAAAATTAATGATGAAATTTTAAGTGTAAACGATGTCGATTTTACAAAAGTGACGGATCAAAAATGGTGTGAGATTCTAAGTACTAATCGTCCTGACAAGGTTAAACTTGTCATCCAAAGGGACGCAAAGCAATTAACTGTAGCGCTTGAAAAAAAGGTTTTATTAAGCAATTAA
- the mce gene encoding methylmalonyl-CoA epimerase: MEKIEHIGIAVKNLEESNTLFAKLFGTPHYKVESVESEGVNTSFFKVGSNKIELLEATTAESPIAKFLEKKGEGVHHIAFAVTDIKKEISRLKSEGFIVLNETPKKGADNKLVAFLHPKSSNGVLIELCQEIK; this comes from the coding sequence ATGGAAAAGATAGAACATATAGGTATTGCAGTCAAAAATTTAGAGGAATCTAATACGCTTTTTGCGAAGCTTTTTGGTACACCTCATTATAAAGTCGAATCTGTAGAAAGTGAAGGCGTCAATACTTCTTTTTTTAAAGTAGGTTCAAATAAGATCGAATTATTAGAAGCAACGACCGCAGAAAGTCCAATTGCGAAGTTTTTAGAGAAGAAAGGTGAGGGGGTTCATCACATTGCTTTTGCTGTTACAGATATAAAAAAAGAAATTTCACGATTAAAATCAGAAGGTTTTATTGTGCTTAATGAAACCCCTAAAAAGGGGGCAGACAATAAGTTAGTGGCTTTTTTACACCCCAAATCGTCCAACGGTGTGCTAATAGAGTTGTGCCAAGAGATTAAGTAA
- the rbfA gene encoding 30S ribosome-binding factor RbfA translates to MEESQRQKKIASVLQRDLVDILQGAATQGGMRGIIISVSKVRVTADLTDAKVYLSIFPNDKAKTLLEGIRANKPMIRHELAQRTKNQLRRMPVLEFYVDDSLEHIDKIEKSLKGEDNPIQNPDLLDNRKKG, encoded by the coding sequence ATGGAAGAAAGTCAAAGACAAAAAAAAATAGCTTCGGTTTTACAACGTGATTTAGTAGACATCCTTCAAGGTGCTGCTACACAAGGTGGAATGCGCGGTATAATTATATCTGTATCTAAAGTTAGAGTAACTGCAGATTTAACAGATGCTAAAGTATATTTAAGCATATTTCCTAACGACAAAGCTAAAACGCTTTTAGAAGGAATTAGAGCTAACAAACCAATGATTAGACATGAATTGGCACAACGTACAAAAAACCAACTCCGCAGAATGCCGGTATTAGAGTTTTACGTCGATGACAGTTTAGAGCATATTGATAAAATTGAAAAATCATTAAAAGGGGAAGATAACCCTATTCAAAATCCTGATTTATTAGATAATCGTAAAAAAGGATAA